In Pseudomonas oryzihabitans, the DNA window GAAAACGGTATCGATTCCACTACCCACAAAGCTCGCCAAGCGGATGCGGAAATGCTGCGCAAGGCGGATTTGATTTTGACCATGGAAGAGTTTCACTCACGCTCCGTCGAAAGTATTGCTCCTGAAGTCAGGGGTAAGGTTTTTCTGATCGGGAAATGGTTGAGCAATCAAGAAGTACCAGACCCTTATCGCCTTTCTAAAGAGATGTTTCAAAATGTGCACATACTTTTGACGCGCTGTGTAGACAGTTGGCTTCCATACATCAAATAGGGAAGAAGGAATTTCATG includes these proteins:
- a CDS encoding low molecular weight protein-tyrosine-phosphatase, which gives rise to MIKSILVVCEGNICRSPVAEALLAKALEGRDVQVSSAGIRALVGHGIEKTAQEVLRENGIDSTTHKARQADAEMLRKADLILTMEEFHSRSVESIAPEVRGKVFLIGKWLSNQEVPDPYRLSKEMFQNVHILLTRCVDSWLPYIK